In Marinobacterium sp. LSUCC0821, the DNA window TTTGCTCTTCTCGCTGTTCGGTAAACGCCAATTATCCTCATAAAGTTTACTTTCCCATTCTCCATACATGGGGTTAGGTAAGAGGATAAATCTGTCTCCAAAGAGTTTGCGGTTCTTCACCACAGCTGCATCGGTTTCTGCAAAGGTTTCTGTATCAAAATCTGAGCTAAAGTCATTTAAGTTATCACCCATGAGTAAGGCGATTTCAAAATTGCTAGCGATAGATCTTCGATGATCTTCTTTATCTGAAGTTTTAGATTTTGTTAGAAGATGATCATTGTCCGAAAAAGGGAAATTGAGTTCAGATAGATTACGAAGAGTGCCCTCACGAGTATCATCTTTTCGGTTAGTAACGTAGAAGACCTCCCCACCATGCCCCTGAACATAGTTTAGAAACTCAACTGCACCAGGAAGTGCGGGGGCAATAGCAGCATCTGCCCATAGTTTTTGACGTTTGCCTGAGTGAAAAATACCGTCTGCGATTAACCAAGCCTCATAACGGGCATTACTGATAATGGTTTCATCCACATCAACAATAACAGCAAAAGGTGTCTCCTTTTTATGACCTTCTAGAAAATCATTTAAACGATATTTAGCTAGGTTGAATGACTGGTAAGAGAGAGCCTTAAACTCACTTGATGCTTCAACCCAAACAGTAGCCATAAGCATCTGCTGATTTAATGCATAAGTAGAAAACTTCTCCTCCTCTTCAGCTGAAGCGAATTGGGCAGTCGCTAGAGTAGAAATCAAAATTGAAGTGGTTACGGCTGAGAAGATTTTAGTTTTAAACATGACATTTGCTTTTGTGATTGATCTTTTGAGTTTAGTTGAAAATTCATTGAATAGATATTTAGTAAGTATCTTGCGAAAAGTACTTTGATTGATCATCGCAGCTATGGGTCGGTGTCTCTATCTATGTCGGCGTCTCGTTGGGAAGCCTCCTACAGGGGGAGTGTTTTCGGGATTCGTAACAGCTGATGCCGCAAACGGCGTTGAGCTAACTCCAAAGAGATCGGATAGAGGGTGACCTTGGTTCCCGGTAGGGCTTGGGCCAGTTGGGATAGGTCAGCTCGGCAAATTGAGCCAATCTTCATATAGCCACCAATGGTTTGGTGGTCATTTAGCATGATGATTGGGCAGCCGTCGGCTGGCAGTTGCACTGCACCCAGAGTAACCCCTTCCGATCGAATGCCATCAATAGGCGGTTTGATGGGGGTATCGGTCGTTAAACGGTATCCCATGCGATCTGCATGTGGAGAGACATTAAATCGAGTTGTAAAAAAGCGTTGTTGCTGCTGCCAATCAAACAGGTAGTGCTGAAAACCCCTCACTAAACCCAGAGCGATATGGCGTTTGAACTGCGGGATCTGATCATTTGAGAGGCGCTTTCTCTCAACTAATTTGGGTGCAAGTAGAGCGATCTCTTCGCCCACTTTAAGAGCTGCACCTATCCCTTCACGTATACAGACTGATTGGCTGTTAAACCAAGTTGGAGTGTCCATTCCTCCAGCCACGGCTAGGTAGACTCTGGCTCCAGATGATAGGGATTTAATCTCAACCTGATCGCCACTGTTCAGGTTAATTGTTTGATACTGTTCCGCTATCTCACCATTAACTAAGAGATCAGATTTAGCACCGGTCGATGCGATAGAGATGGGCACGGTTGTAGTGAGGGCAAAGCCACCGAGAGTAATCTCTATAACTGCGTCAGAATCATCATTTTCGACCAGTGCATTTGCACATCGCATAGACCATTTATCTGCGGCACCCGATTCAGTGATTCCCAAGTGTGCATAGCCAGATCGCCCCATATCCTGAATGCAGGCAAGGCCAAGGGCTTTTTCAATTCTAAATTTAGAGGCAGTTGAATTAGACACAGCACCCCTCCAGAAGATTCCAGCTGTTGGGGGCAGCTTTAAGTGCCTTAAATGTATTCTGATCTATGGCGATAAATTGCACCTGGTCTGTAGGTTGGATCAGAGAATAGGGTGCTCGGTTTTGATCAAAGAGCTCAATAGGGCATTGTCCAATAAGGTTCCAGCCACCGGGTGACTCAGCAGGGTAGACCGCTGTCTGGCGGTCTGCTATTGCTACAGATCCTTTGGGTACACGGGTTCTTGGTGTGGCAAGTCGTGGTGTAGCAATACGGCTATCGACCTGGCCAAGATAGGCAAAGCCAGGGGCAAAGCCCAAAGCAAAGGCGCTATAGATTGTGGATGAGTGAATCTCGATCACTTCCTCTATCGAGATAGATGCCTTCTGTGCGACCCGCTCTAGATCTTCGCCCGTCTCAATCGAGTAGTAGACTGGAAAGTAGAGTCGTTTTGTTTGTGTTTCAGAGGTGAGCGATAGCGGCTCATCCTGTAGTGATTTCAGCGCTCGTTGCATATCAGTAGCACTGATTTTAGTGATGTCGTAACACAACAGAATGGAGCTGTAGGATGGCACCGCATCGATGAGAACCGGGGCTAGCCTTTCATTGATCAACTTGGATAGTGTCGATAACTGTTGATTAAGCTGAGTATCAATTGCGCCATCGATATAGAGGATAAATGCGCACTCCGATGCCGTTTCAAAACGCCAACGAATCACAATATCTCCTTGCGAATTCTGGCAACCATAATTAGGGCTTCAGGATTATCGCCGTGGACACAGAGGCTTTCGACAGGGAAGGTTAATGCTTTGCCCGATTCGCTAATGATTTGACCCTGAGAGAGCAGATGTTTGACCTGCTCGACTGCAGCCGACTCATTTAAAACTGCATTGGCTTGGCTGCGAGCAACAAGTTTTCCGTCGTTGGTATAGGCGCGATCAGCGAATGCTTCGTATATGAGGGAGACTTTGTGTCTATCGGCTATTTCACGGTACCTATCGTGATCTCTATTGGCGAGTATCATTAATTGAAGAGGTAGCGGGATTTGCGCAACCACTTTAACGACCGTCTCAAAGAGAGAAAGATCTGCCATCATGTCGTTGTAAAGCGCCCCATGAGGTTTCACATAGCTTAATGGGTAGACCTCTTCAATCGAGATCCGAAGCAGCATGAGTATTTGATCTAGCAGCGTCTCGCTCAAAGCTTCAGGGGTGATCGACATGGATGAGCGGCCAAAGTTGTCGGGATCCGGGTAAGAGGGGTGAGCGCCAATTTCAACCCCAGTTGCTTTAGCAAGGAGTATCGTTTCGCGCATGGTTTTAGGGTCGCCTGCATGCATACCACAAGCGATATTAGCTTGGTCCAGCATGGGCATCAGATCTGCATCCATCCCCATCAACTTGCCATTAACGCGCTCGCCTAAATCTGCATTTAATTTCATTTCACACCCCTAAGAACGACTATACGTAAATCTAAGCTACATGCAACGCTGACGCCTTTCCCCTATAATCGCACCAACCAAAAACAGGGAAGGTGTGTGATGGAGATTAAGGTAAATTTTTTAGAGAACTTGCGCTTAGAGGCTAAGTTCGATGACTTTACGGTCATTACCGATCAACCCATCCGCTACAAGGGGGATGGTTCTGCACCTGCACCCTTTGACTACTTCCTCGCCTCATCCGCACTCTGTGCTGCCTACTTTGTTCGTGTCTACTGTTTAGCGCGTGATATACCGACTGAGAATATTCGCCTGTCGCAAAACAACATTGTTGATCCGGAGAATCGTTATAACCAGATCTTTAAGATCCAGGTTGAGCTTCCAGAGGATATTTCGGATAAAGATCGTGAAGGCATTCTGCGCGCAATTGATCGCTGTACCGTTAAGAAGGTCGTTCAGCAGGGGCCAGATTTTCAGATTGAGCTGGTCGATAGTCTAGATTCAGATTCGCAGGCTCTGTTGATGGAGGAGAGTGCGCTTAATAGTGAAACCTTTATTGAGGGTAAGGATCTTCCGCTCGAGCAGACAATCAAGAATATGACCAAGATTCTGTCGGATCTGGGTATGAAGATTGAGGTCGCCTCTTGGCGCAATATTGTGCCTAATGTCTGGTCGCTACACATACGTGATGCGGCATCGCCCATGTGTTTTACCAACGGCAAAGGCGCTACAAAAGAGAGTGCACTCTGTTCTGCACTAGGGGAATTTATCGAGCGCCTCTCGTGTAACTTCTTCTACAACGACCAGTTCTTTGGTCCAGAGATCGGTAACGCTGATTTCGTTCACTACCCAAATGAGCGCTGGTTCCAGCCAGGTCCTGATGATGCGCTACCTGCTGAGATCTTGGATGAGTACTGTTTAGAGATATATAACCCTGATGGTGAGCTGTTTGGCTCAAATCTGTTTGACACCAACTCAGGGAATCCAGAGCGAGGAATCTGCTCAATTCCGTTTACTCGTCACTCTGATGGTGAAACGGTCTACTTCCCATCGAATCTCATAGAGAACCTCTTCCTAAGTAACGGCATGAGTGCCGGTAATACGCTTGAAGAGGCTCAGGTGCAGTGTCTCTCTGAGATCTTTGAACGTGCTGTTAAACGCCAGATCCTAGAAGAGGAGTTGGCGCTACCGGATGTTCCGACTGAAGTGCTAGCGCGCTACCCATCGATAGTGGCGGGGATTCAAGGATTGGAAGAGCAGGGGTTCCCTGTTCTTGTTAAGGATGCATCGCTTGGTGGTCAATTCCCAGTTGCTTGCGTGACGTTGATGAACCCCAGAACAGGCGGTGTATTCGCCTCCTTTGGTGCCCACCCTAACTTTGAAGTGGCGATTGAGCGTAGCTTAACTGAGCTACTTCAGGGGCGTAGCTTCGAGATGTTGAATGACCTGCAAAAGCCTACATTCAACTCTATGGCGGTGACTGAGCCAAATAACTTTGTAGAGCACTTTATCGACTCTACCGGCGTTGTCTCTTGGCGTTTCTTCAGTGCTAAATCAGATTTCCAATTTGTTGATTGGGACTTCTCAGGTACCAACAGTGAAGAGGCTGAAACCCTGTTTGGTATCCTCGCTGAAATGGGTAAAGAGGTTTATACCGCGGCCTTTGATCATCTCGCTCCGGCTTGCCGTATTCTTGTGCCGGGCTACTCTGAGGTCTACCCAATTGAGGATCTAGTCTGGGATAACACCAATAAGTCGCTGCAGTTCCGTGAGGCGATTTTGAATCTGCACGACCTAGATCAGGATGAGTTGGTTGACCTAGTTGAAGCGCTTGAAGAGTGTGAGGTCGATGTTTACAGCGACATTATCACCCTGATAGGTGTCGAGTTTGATGAGAATACTCCTTGGGGTCAGCTGACCATTCTTGAACTAAAACTCCTGATTTACCTGGCGCTAGGTGAGCATGAGGCTGCTCTTGAACTCGTTGATGCGTATCTGCAGTTTAACGATAACACCGTTGAGCGCGGACTCTTCTATCAAGCACTCAGTGCAGTGTTGGAAGTGACCTTGGATGATGAGCTCAACCTAGATGATTTCCTACCTAACTTTACTCGTATGTTCGGCAAAGAGCGTATGGATGCGGTTGTCGGATCTGTTGAAGGGACTGTTCGTTTCTACGGTCTAACCCCAACCAATTCAAACCTCGAAGGCCTAGATAAGCATCTTCGCCTGATTGAGAGCTACAAAAAGCTGCATGCTTGGCGCGCGAAATTTAAATAAAACGCTTCGCGGCTTCGCCTCTGGCGAATGCGCTCCTACGTAACCCTGGAATAACACCGTACGAGCGCATTCCCGCTTGCGGGAAGCCGCGACCAAGGGAAAATTAAAAACCTGCGTTTCATCAATTCCACACCCATCTCACTCCGCTATACTGATTAAGGTTCCTAGATAAAAGTCAGAAAAGGGTGATGCAATGAAAAGTGCTATGGATTTAGTGATGGCTGCTAAAGCTAAGATCAAAGAGGTTGGGGTTGCTGAGGCTGCTGCGGCGATCTCTGATGCTGAGGTCTTGATCGATGTGCGTGAACCTGATGAGTACCGTGCGGGGCATTTGCAGGGCGCTATTAATATTCCGCGTGGTCTATTGGAGTTCAAGATGGGCGGAGACCCTTCACTTGAGAAGCGTGACCGCAAAATTGTGATCTATTGCAAAACCAGTGGGCGTGCGGCGCTGGCTGCAGCCTCTCTGCAGGAGATGGGCTACATCAATATCACATCAATTGCTGGTGGCTTTGATGGTTGGGTTGCTGAGGGTAAACCAGTCACTGAGCGGGCTATGCCAGAGTTCGGTTAACGAATGAAAATAAAATGGGGGCAGCAAGCCCCCATTTTTTTGTCTGTTTTTCTTATCGGTTACTTAAACTAAGTAATGACCGACGAAGTAACTTCCGATGAAGCCCGAGATGAAAGCAATCGTCAGGAAAAGCACGTAGCGAGCGTAGGTACCGAAGGTGAGAATCTCAACTTTAGACATAGCCACAATGCCGGCAGCCGAACCGATGACCAACAGCGAACCACCCACACCAACGGAGTAGGTGAGTGATAGCCAGTCACCCGTGGACATCTGTACGCCTGATTTCAATAGCGCAGCTGTAAGCGGAACGTTATCGACTAGTGCAGAGAAAACACCCATGGTTAGGTTGGCAGCAGCGACAGGCATCATCTGATAGATACCGACCAGCGAATCCAGTACCCCAATCTCTTTCATCATACCGACGAGCAGAAGGATACCTAAGAAGAACATTAGGGTATCGAACTCGATACGACGTACGTAGTCCAATAGGTTCTCACGTTGGTCATCGTGGTACATGAAACGTCCCAGAAGGAACATCATTGAAAGACCGAATAGGAAAGTCAGTACCGGTGGGATACCTGCAATCACGTTCAGAACGATGGTTGAAAGAATCGTCAGTAGGAATACAAAAGCGATAATCTTACCCACACGGTCATCTTTGCGTGGTGTCGGAATGATCTCCGCAACACCGTTTAGAGGACGAGAAAGTAGGGTCGCGAGTAGCATTGTGCTTAGTAACGACGGGATCGATAGGAACAGTAGGTCCTGAATATGCACCTTACCCGCCATAAATATCATGAGCGTAGTTACGTCACCGGTGATCAGTGAGACACCGCCTGAGTTCACTGCAAAGACCACAAGTACAGCGAATCGAAGAGTTTTACGTCTATCCAGACGAAGTGACAATACCAGCGCAATACAGACTAGCGTTGCCGTGATGTTATCGGCAAGTGACGAGAACGCGAATGAGAAGATCGCGACCAGATAGATCAGTTTGCGCTCGGATATGCGTCTCGGCAGTAGTTTATAGATTAAGGTTTCAATCAAACCCTGATGGTTTAGAAATGCAACGAAGGTCATTGCCGCCATCAAGAAGAGCCAAAGGCCTGCAATCTCAAGCAAGTTCTCATCCAACTGCTCGCGCAGCATCTCATGAGTGACACCTGGTTCTGGGAAGAGAAAGATAAGAATCCACGATAGCGTCCCTAAGAATAGAGTCGATTTGGCTTTGTTTACGTGGATTACCTCTTCAAGCACAATGGAGAGGAGGGCAAGTAGTGCAAGCGATAATAGAAAGCCGTGCAGCATTTGGACATCCTTGTGGGTTTCCTGAAAGTATCTATTCAGGCCTAAAAAATTTGCGTCATTTTACTACTTTTGTCGAACTTCCTCTGGCCTCAATTGAATAAAAAGAGATATTTTTAGTAATTATTTTTCATAAGCTTAATTCGTTGGATTTTAAGAGGGGTTACCCGTTTGGATAAGTGTTCGAATTGGTTTGTCTATCTATTGAGGTGTGCAGATGATTCGCTCTATACAGGAATCACGACAGACACTGTTCGCAGAGTAAGGCAGCACAATGGTGAGTTAGTCGGTGGTGCACGTTACACACGTCCAAGACGACCGGTTGAGTTGGTTTGGCAGGAGCAACATGCAGATCGTTCATCTGCTTCGAAACGAGAGTGTGCGATTAAAGCTTTGTCTCTTAAAGAGAAACGACGATTGATTGGCAGTAAAGACTGAGAATTTTAGTTGGTTAAAAAATGAACAATTTTCAGTTTTCATCCAATTTAGTTGGAGTAAACTAAATTAAAAGTTATTCATTGAATAACTTACCTGGCCCGGGTTTGAGGGTAAGACGAACCGGGATCTTTCCGGTAAATAGCGGGCGACAACCTTAGGGTGTCGCCCGTTTTCGTTAGGAGTCCTTTGATTAAAGGCTCCCTAGCAAGGATTAGTCGCGATCTTTGCGCGGCGCTTTACGAGGAGCTCCTTTGTCCTTTGATGGTGCTTTTGAGCGTGGTGCGCCTTTGTCACTTCGAGGAGCGCGTCTCTCACCACGTGGTGCAGAGTCCTTATCGCGAGCAGGGCGCTTGCGTG includes these proteins:
- a CDS encoding 5'-nucleotidase, lipoprotein e(P4) family, whose product is MFKTKIFSAVTTSILISTLATAQFASAEEEEKFSTYALNQQMLMATVWVEASSEFKALSYQSFNLAKYRLNDFLEGHKKETPFAVIVDVDETIISNARYEAWLIADGIFHSGKRQKLWADAAIAPALPGAVEFLNYVQGHGGEVFYVTNRKDDTREGTLRNLSELNFPFSDNDHLLTKSKTSDKEDHRRSIASNFEIALLMGDNLNDFSSDFDTETFAETDAAVVKNRKLFGDRFILLPNPMYGEWESKLYEDNWRLPNSEKSKRRNEILKTWRPDSQ
- a CDS encoding 5-oxoprolinase subunit PxpA, which codes for MKLNADLGERVNGKLMGMDADLMPMLDQANIACGMHAGDPKTMRETILLAKATGVEIGAHPSYPDPDNFGRSSMSITPEALSETLLDQILMLLRISIEEVYPLSYVKPHGALYNDMMADLSLFETVVKVVAQIPLPLQLMILANRDHDRYREIADRHKVSLIYEAFADRAYTNDGKLVARSQANAVLNESAAVEQVKHLLSQGQIISESGKALTFPVESLCVHGDNPEALIMVARIRKEIL
- a CDS encoding biotin-dependent carboxyltransferase family protein gives rise to the protein MSNSTASKFRIEKALGLACIQDMGRSGYAHLGITESGAADKWSMRCANALVENDDSDAVIEITLGGFALTTTVPISIASTGAKSDLLVNGEIAEQYQTINLNSGDQVEIKSLSSGARVYLAVAGGMDTPTWFNSQSVCIREGIGAALKVGEEIALLAPKLVERKRLSNDQIPQFKRHIALGLVRGFQHYLFDWQQQQRFFTTRFNVSPHADRMGYRLTTDTPIKPPIDGIRSEGVTLGAVQLPADGCPIIMLNDHQTIGGYMKIGSICRADLSQLAQALPGTKVTLYPISLELAQRRLRHQLLRIPKTLPL
- a CDS encoding GIY-YIG nuclease family protein gives rise to the protein MDKCSNWFVYLLRCADDSLYTGITTDTVRRVRQHNGELVGGARYTRPRRPVELVWQEQHADRSSASKRECAIKALSLKEKRRLIGSKD
- the nhaD gene encoding sodium:proton antiporter NhaD, with the translated sequence MLHGFLLSLALLALLSIVLEEVIHVNKAKSTLFLGTLSWILIFLFPEPGVTHEMLREQLDENLLEIAGLWLFLMAAMTFVAFLNHQGLIETLIYKLLPRRISERKLIYLVAIFSFAFSSLADNITATLVCIALVLSLRLDRRKTLRFAVLVVFAVNSGGVSLITGDVTTLMIFMAGKVHIQDLLFLSIPSLLSTMLLATLLSRPLNGVAEIIPTPRKDDRVGKIIAFVFLLTILSTIVLNVIAGIPPVLTFLFGLSMMFLLGRFMYHDDQRENLLDYVRRIEFDTLMFFLGILLLVGMMKEIGVLDSLVGIYQMMPVAAANLTMGVFSALVDNVPLTAALLKSGVQMSTGDWLSLTYSVGVGGSLLVIGSAAGIVAMSKVEILTFGTYARYVLFLTIAFISGFIGSYFVGHYLV
- a CDS encoding rhodanese-like domain-containing protein, yielding MKSAMDLVMAAKAKIKEVGVAEAAAAISDAEVLIDVREPDEYRAGHLQGAINIPRGLLEFKMGGDPSLEKRDRKIVIYCKTSGRAALAAASLQEMGYINITSIAGGFDGWVAEGKPVTERAMPEFG
- the pxpB gene encoding 5-oxoprolinase subunit PxpB, translating into MIRWRFETASECAFILYIDGAIDTQLNQQLSTLSKLINERLAPVLIDAVPSYSSILLCYDITKISATDMQRALKSLQDEPLSLTSETQTKRLYFPVYYSIETGEDLERVAQKASISIEEVIEIHSSTIYSAFALGFAPGFAYLGQVDSRIATPRLATPRTRVPKGSVAIADRQTAVYPAESPGGWNLIGQCPIELFDQNRAPYSLIQPTDQVQFIAIDQNTFKALKAAPNSWNLLEGCCV
- a CDS encoding OsmC domain/YcaO domain-containing protein, translated to MEIKVNFLENLRLEAKFDDFTVITDQPIRYKGDGSAPAPFDYFLASSALCAAYFVRVYCLARDIPTENIRLSQNNIVDPENRYNQIFKIQVELPEDISDKDREGILRAIDRCTVKKVVQQGPDFQIELVDSLDSDSQALLMEESALNSETFIEGKDLPLEQTIKNMTKILSDLGMKIEVASWRNIVPNVWSLHIRDAASPMCFTNGKGATKESALCSALGEFIERLSCNFFYNDQFFGPEIGNADFVHYPNERWFQPGPDDALPAEILDEYCLEIYNPDGELFGSNLFDTNSGNPERGICSIPFTRHSDGETVYFPSNLIENLFLSNGMSAGNTLEEAQVQCLSEIFERAVKRQILEEELALPDVPTEVLARYPSIVAGIQGLEEQGFPVLVKDASLGGQFPVACVTLMNPRTGGVFASFGAHPNFEVAIERSLTELLQGRSFEMLNDLQKPTFNSMAVTEPNNFVEHFIDSTGVVSWRFFSAKSDFQFVDWDFSGTNSEEAETLFGILAEMGKEVYTAAFDHLAPACRILVPGYSEVYPIEDLVWDNTNKSLQFREAILNLHDLDQDELVDLVEALEECEVDVYSDIITLIGVEFDENTPWGQLTILELKLLIYLALGEHEAALELVDAYLQFNDNTVERGLFYQALSAVLEVTLDDELNLDDFLPNFTRMFGKERMDAVVGSVEGTVRFYGLTPTNSNLEGLDKHLRLIESYKKLHAWRAKFK